The stretch of DNA ACCCCGGCAGTCTCTTACGAGTCCCCACCATTACGTGCTGGCAACATAAGACAAGGGTTGCGCTCGTTGCGGGACTTAACCCAACATCTCACGACACGAGCTGACGACAGCCATGCACCACCTGTATACCGACCACAAGGGGGGCCACATCTCTGCAGCTTTCCGGTATATGTCAAACCCAGGTAAGGTTCTTCGCGTTGCATCGAATTAATCCACATGCTCCGCCGCTTGTGCGGGCCCCCGTCAATTCCTTTGAGTTTTAGCCTTGCGGCCGTACTCCCCAGGCGGGGCGCTTAATGCGTTAGCTACGGCACGGATCCCGTGGAAGGAAACCCACACCTAGCGCCCACCGTTTACGGCGTGGACTACCAGGGTATCTAATCCTGTTCGCTACCCACGCTTTCGCTCCTCAGCGTCAGTTACTGCCCAGAGACCCGCCTTCGCCACCGGTGTTCCTCCTGATATCTGCGCATTTCACCGCTACACCAGGAATTCCAGTCTCCCCTGCAGTACTCAAGTCTGCCCGTATCGCCTGCAAGCTCGAGGTTGAGCCTCGAGTTTTCACAGACGACGCGACAAACCGCCTACGAGCTCTTTACGCCCAGTAATTCCGGACAACGCTTGCACCCTACGTATTACCGCGGCTGCTGGCACGTAGTTGGCCGGTGCTTCTTCTGCAGGTACCGTCACTTTCGCTTCGTCCCTGCTGAAAGAGGTTTACAACCCGAAGGCCGTCATCCCTCACGCGGCGTCGCTGCATCAGGCTTTCGCCCATTGTGCAATATTCCCCACTGCTGCCTCCCGTAGGAGTCTGGGCCGTGTCTCAGTCCCAGTGTGGCCGGTCACCCTCTCAGGTCGGCTACCCGTCGTCGCCTTGGTAGGCCATTACCCCACCAACAAGCTGATAGGCCGCGGGCCCATCCTGCACCAGTAAACCTTTCCACCAACGGCCATGCAGCCGAAGGTCATATCCGGTATTAGACCCAGTTTCCCAGGCTTATCCCGAAGTGCAGGGCAGATCACCCACGTGTTACTCACCCGTTCGCCGCTCGTGTACCCCGAAGGGCCTTACCGCTCGACTTGCATGTGTTAAGCACGCCGCCAGCGTTCGTCCTGAGCCAGGATCAAACTCTCCGTTGAAGACTCTAGATTTCGACACCCCCGAAGAGGCACCTAATCAGTCATAGACATCGAGCCAAATCACTAGCGATCAAAAACTCAAACTAGCTATCAAACACTGACCCCCCACCGACGGAAGAAGGAGGGAAGCCAGCAAAAATACCCACACCACACAAACCCCGAAACCCGAAGGCCCCGAAAGCAATCCGTGATGCGGAGTACCAAAAACATTTGGCACTGACATTCATCGACACACTGTTGAGTTCTCAAAGAACACGCGCACACCATCACTTCCGGCTCACTCGCCGACCGCTCCGGGGCAACCGTTCCAACTTATCTCCTGTCGCGCTCCGGCGCAAACCGGGGCGATCAGGACATCTCGAGAGCATCGAAACCTGTTCGGTATTCTCGGGAAGTTCAGGCTCTTGCGTCCAACCTCGTGTCCCCGGCCGCTCGGTCGGGGTTGGTGTCCGTGTCGCTCTGACCTGAAATAAGTTACGCGACGGATAACGGAGCGTCAAATCCCCTGGTCACAGGCATCCGGTATGTGAAATCCGCTGGTGGCCCGCGCTACACACGGACCACCGAACGCAATCGATCCGAATTACGCCACTGTGAGCCGCCGCACGCTAGTTCGACAGCACTTTGACGCCGGCGAAGTTGCGCTTTCCGCGCCGAACCACGAGCCACGTCCCGTGCAGCAGATCACCCGATTCGGGCGTCCAGTCCTCACTGGAGATCTTCTGGTTGTTGACGGAGGCGCCGCCTTCCTTCACGGCGCGACGGGCCGCGCCCTTGCTCTCGCACAGTCCGCTGAGAACGAGAAGGTCGACGATGCTGGACGGCTCTCCCGGGGCGAGTTCCGCGACGGACGCCTCCCGAAGTGCGGCGCCGAGCGTCGGCTCGTCCAGGTCCTGCAGTTCCGCGCGCCCGAACAGTGCCTGGCTCGCGAGCTCCACAGCGCGGGTGTTGGCTTCGCCGTGCACGAGTGTCGTCATCTCCGCAGCGAGCCTGCGCTGGGCCTCGCGCGCATGCGGGCGCTCGGCGGTCGCCGTCTCCAGTTCCGCCAGTTCCTCCGCGGAAAGGAACGTGAACCACCGCAGGTACTTGATCACGTCGGCGTCGCCGGTGTTCACGAAGTACTGGTACCACGCGTAGGGGCTCGTCATCTCGGGGTCGAGCCACAGGCTTCCGCCTCCGGTCGACTTGCCGAACTTCTTGCCGTCCGCCGACGTGACGAGCGGGACGGTCAGACCGTGAACCGACGCTGCGTCGACGCGCCGGTTCAGCTCGACGCCGGCGATGATGTTGCCCCACTGATCGGATCCGCCGACCTGCAGCGAACAACCGTGGCTGCGTCGCAGGTGCAGGTAGTCGTTGGCCTGGAGCAGCATGTAGCTGAACTCGGTGTAGGACATGCCGTCCGTTTCGAGGCGCCGCTTCACGGTGTCTCGCGCGAGCATCACGTTGACGGAGAAGTGCTTGCCCACGTCGCGGAGGAAGTCGATGGCCGACAGCTTGCCGGTCCAGTTCATGTTGTTCTCGATCACAGCGCCGCTCGGCGAGTCGTCGAAGTCGACGAACCGTTCGAGCTGACCCCGGATCCGGTCGGCCCATTCCGCTACGGTGTCGGCGGAGTTCATCGTGCGTTCACCGACGTCGCGGGGATCGCCGATCAGACCGGTCGCGCCACCGGCCAACACGATGGGGCGGTTGCCCGCGCGCTGGAATCGCTTCAGCGCGAGCAGTGGCACGAGATGGCCAGCGTGCAGACTCGGTCCAGTCGGATCGAAACCGGCATAGAGCGTGACCGGTCCGGCGTCGAGATCACGGCGCAGCGCGTCCAGATCGGTTGATTGGGCAATGAGCCCGCGCCAGGTCAGTTCATCGATGATGTTCTCAGTCACGGTTCCGATCATCCCATCCGCTCGTCGGCGGGCATCGCACGCGGGCTTCTGCGGTACGCGGACACGGCCGGCGACTCCGGAATCCAGAAACGCCACGGGCGGTCGGCAGCCGTGCTGACCCCCACCCTGGGGCCGCTCAGCCAGTCGTCCGAGTCCGCGACCTCCAGCCGAACGGGCGAATCGCCTTCGAACAGTCCCGCACCGTTCTCGGCGAGGGTGACGCCGGTCGCGGACCCCAGGTTGCCGGGCCCGCGCGCCCAGTCGGCAGGCCTCGTGACCCGGGGTCTGCGGGCCTGGACCGTCGCGGACCCGTCGAGCACTTCGCCCGCACGGAGGAGCACTCCACCCGCCGTGCCGACCGGGCCGTAGGACACGTTCATGCAGAAGTGCATCCCGTAGCTGCGGTACACGTACAGGTGCCCGGCCGGGCCGAACATCACCTCGTTGCGCGGGGTCCTCCCCCGGTACGAGTGCGATGCCGGGTCGGGCCACGGCCCGTCCTTCTCCCCGCCGTACGCCTCCACCTCCACGATGCGGATGCGAACGTCGCCGACGATGAGCGTGGATCCGAGGACGATGCGCGCGGCGTCCACGGGTTCCGCCCGGTCGAGTCGATCGATGGTCACGCCCCGATTCTCCACAACCGTTGACGATGCCGCCCCGTGGGTCGCATAATTCATCACACAATGAATTCACCCAGTGATGAATTGAGGTCCGCCATGACCGACGCCGCAGCGATCGACATCCGAGATCTACACGTGCGCAGAGGCAGGAACGAAGTGCTGCACGGCATTGACGTCCAGGTTGCGAGCGGATCCATCACCGGTCTCCTCGGACCTTCCGGATGCGGAAAGACCACGCTGATGCGGTGCGTGGTCGGCACCCAGATCGTGGAATCCGGGACCGTCACCGTGCTGGGGTCCCCCGCAGGCTCGGTCTCGTTGCGAAGCCGCGTCGGGTACGTCACCCAGTCCCCCAGCGTGTACGCCGACCTCACGGTCCGGAAGAATGTCGCCTATTTCGCCGCACTCTACGGTCAGCCGTCGAGCGCGGTCACCGAAGCCGTCGATGCGGTGGGGCTGACACGCTTCGCCACCCAGAAGGCGGCCGATCTGTCGGGCGGGCAGCTGGGCCGGGTCAGCCTCGCATGCGCACTGGTGGCGCGCCCCGAGATCCTCGTGCTCGACGAACCCACCGTCGGCCTGGACCCCCTCCTGCGGGTCGAACTCTGGGAGCGATTCGAGGAACTCGCCGCCGCGGGAACCACCCTGCTGGTGTCGAGCCACGTCATGGACGAGGCCGAGCACTGCGCGTCGCTCCTGCTCATGCGCGACGGCTACGTTCTCGCGCAGGTTTCCCCCGGCGGGCTCCGCGAACAGACGGGCGAGACGAGCCTCGAAGACGCCTTCCTGAACCTCATCCGGGCATCACACGTCGGAAGTGAAAACTGATGAACGTCACGATCTTCGCGGCCACGGCGGGCCGGATCCTCGCGCAGTTGCGAACGGATCATCGCACCGTCGCCATGATTCTGGTGGTGCCCAGCCTGCTGATGGTGCTGCTGTACTTCCTCTACCAGAACGTCCCGGCGCCGCCCGGTCAGCAATCTCTGTTCGAGCGCGTCGCGATCACGATGCTGGGCATCCTGCCGTTCGTCGTGATGTTCCTCGTCACGTCGATCGCGATGCAACGTGAACGGACGTCGGGAACCCTCGAACGCCTGCTCACGACGCCGATGGGCAAGCTCGACCTGCTCGGCGGCTACGCGGCGGCATTCTCCACAGCCGCTGCCGCGCAGGCGGGGCTGGCGTGTGCGGTGGCATTCGGATTCCTCGGCCTCACCACGGAGGGCAGCGTGACGTGGGTGCTGCTGATCGCCGTGCTGAACGCGATCCTCGGCGTGGCCCTCGGTCTACTGTGCAGCGCCTTCGCGCGCACCGAATTCCAGGCTGTGCAGTTCATGCCGGTGGTCGTTGTCCCCCAGCTCTTCCTGTGCGGGCTCCTCGTTCCCCGGGATCAGCTCCCCACCTGGCTGGAGTGGATCAGCAACGTCCTCCCCCTGAGCTACGCCGTCGAGGCGTTGCAGCAGGTCGCCACACACCCCGGGGCCACGGGACTCATGTGGCGCGACCTCGCAGTGGTCGCCGCCTTCGCCCTGCTCGCGCTGTCGCTGGGCGCCGCAACACTGAGACGCCGCACACCATGACCGACCCCGCGACACGGTCGGACGCCACCACCGGGCTGCGGACGGGACGACGCCGGGGCAACCCGGACACGAGGTCGCGGATCCTGACGACGGCACGGAAACTGTTCGCGCAGAACGGCTTCGACAAGACCAGCGTGCGTTCCGTGGCCGCCGGGGCGGGTGTCGACTCCGCGCTGGTCCACCACTACTTCGGAACGAAGCGACAACTGTTCCTCGCGTCGGTGGACATTCCGGTGGATCCGACGAAGGTGATCGCGCCGGTGCTCGACACCCCGCGGGACGAGATCGGCAGCCGCCTCGCCCTGGCCGTGTTCTCGGTCTGGGAGTCGCCGCACAAGCCCGCCGTGGTCGCGGCGTTCCGGTCGGCGATGGCGGGAAACGAACCGACCCTCATCCGCACGTTCCTCCTCGAGGTCGTGCTCCGAGACCTCGGACCGCGCGTCGACGAACCACCCGGAACCGGGATGCTGCGCATGCAGTTGGTGGCATCGCAGATGGCGGGCGTCCTGGTGACGCGGTACGTCCTCGAATTCGAGCCACTCGCGTCGCTGCCCGTCGACGACCTGGTTGCGATCGTCGCACCGACGTTGCAGCGCTATCTCACCGGCGACCTTCCGGTGTGATCAGGCCGCGCCGGACGCCCGGGCGAGCAGCGTCTCATGCTCGTCCGCATCGACGTCCCGGGCCTCGTCGATCAGCAGGACGGGGATCCCGTTCTCGATGGGATACGCCCGCCGAAGGCGCGGGTTGTAGAGCAACTCGTCTCCGACCAACAGCAGAGGACCCTTGTCCTGTGGGCACGCGAGAATGCCGAGCAACGTCGGATCAATAACCACGGAAGTCCTCTCCAACCGTTCGGGTGAGCAGTGTCAGGCTACCGCGCACCGGCGGGCACTCCGGCGGAGCCGTCCTGGAACTCGGCGGCAACCGCCTTGGTCAGCCGCCGGTACTGCTGCGATTCCGGATCGACATACCACACACGGGTTCCCGGCTTGGGCAGTCCGGCAGCGCTCAGGGCATCGGCATTCGGTCGGTACGAGGACCCCAGCGGGATGTCCCCGACCACCTGGATGATGTCGGGTCGCAGCGCGGGAGCAAGCGCGTCGAGCGCGTCCGAGATCTCCGCCAGTCTCGGCGGCCGCCCGTCCCGGAGAGTGAACGCGGCAACGGCGAGCGTGCGGCCGCCGGCCTCCACCCCGTAGGCCACCGCGAGGTCGACCCGATCGACGGACCCGAGCGCGTCGACGATCGGCTGGGTGAACACCGCGCCCCGGGGAGTCGCGATCACGGTCTTCCTGTGATCGACCAGCCAGTAGTCCCCGTCGGCGTCGCGGCAGAAGAGGTTCTCCGTCGGAATCCACGCGTCGCCCGCGGCGAATATTCCCCGCATCGCGCCGCCGGACATCTCGGCGTGCACGCCCGCCCTGCCGAGGAGCAGACCGACCTCGTCGTCCTCGCATTCGCGGATGAATCCCTGCTCGTCCTCCAGCAGCCGGCCGGAGATCGGGTCGTAGGCCGCCAGCCGCACCTCGGCGCTCCCGGGCAGGGGTCGCCCCTTCGCCCCGACCTTCGCGCCTGCGACGTTCGCGAGAACCACGTCGCCCTCGGTGGACGCGTAGAACTCGAGGACCTTCGCCGGTGCGAACCGTTCCGTCGTGCGGCGCCACAACCCCTGCGGCATGCCGGACCCGATGAACAGCCGGACGGGGTGACTTCCGTCGAGCGCGAGGTTCTCGGCGTCGAGGATCTCGCGCATCATCGTCCACGTGTAGCTGACCACCGTCACGCCGTAGCGATGGACTTCTTCGGCGAACCGCTCGGCGTCGAGTCCGCGCGAGAGCGCGATCCGGGATCCACCCGCCACGGCGCCACCGATCGCGGCGAGCAGACTCGACGAATGATGCAGAGGCGCAAGGCAGTACACAGTGTCACCACGATCGAGATCGGCGGCCGAGGCCGTTCCGAACGCCGACAGCGCCCACCGATAGTTCGTGATCTGCTTGGTCTCCCAGTGCCCGTTGGACTCACTGCAGATGATGAACGCCAGTTCGCGGGCCAGACCGGGATCGGGCCGGTACCAGCCCGGCAGCGTCACGGCGCCGGGGTCGATCTTCTCGAGGTCGACGACGTTCGCCGACGGATCCACGTCGAGGTCGCGCTGGGCGCCGCCGCCCAGTACCAGGACCTGCATGCCGGTGGCGATCGCGGCGTCCAGATTCTCCGGATCGGTGACGATGCGCTCGACACCGTCGATGCGGATGGCGCTGTGCACTTCCCGCCCGGGCGGCAGGAGGACCGCCACGGCACCGAGACGGGACAGCGCGACGATGGCGGCGAGCGCGCTCGGGCGCGTCTGCATCACGACGCCGACATGCGCGGCGGGACGGACACTGGCCTGAATCAGGCCACGCACCACGTTGTCGATCCGCTGATTGACCGCCTCGTAGGTGTGCACGCGATTGTCGAAGAGGAAGCACTCGCCGCCCGGCGCCTTCCGGCGCTGCTCGGCCAGCAACCGGCTGAGCGAGATCTGGGTGTGTGGCTGGATCTGGCCGAGCCGGGCCAACCGGGGCAGCGCCCGTGTGGCCTCGCCGGACAGTTCCATCGTGCCGCGCAGCGCGCCGGACGCGAAGTCGCTGATCCCCTTGCCGACACCGACGCCGACCTCGGCGACCGACGCCACGGTGTGGATGATGCGATCGCTGATCGAGACCCCGGATTCGCTACCGAAGTGCTCGTCGTAGCGCATGAGTTCGATGTTGGTGGGGCGCGGACCCAGCCCCTCGTTCCACAGAACCCACTTGCCGGTCGTGGGCCACGTGTGCGTCGCTGCGGCCGAACCGACGACGAGGCCGAAATGCCCTGCCCGCAAGGTCGATTCGTACACGTTCGCGCGTGGGGCGGCCCGGCGGATGCCGCGGACGGCCAACGGCTGACCGATGTCGTCGACCTCCCCCACAAACGCGAGGACGGGGCAGGTCAACTCCGCGAGCGACACCACCTGGTCCTTGATCACGAACCCGCCGGTCATCATGCGGTTGTGCACGATGAACTGCTTGAGCAACTCGGCGACAGCCGGACCGGACCACGCAACCCAGCCCTCGGTCGCGAGGAACCGCCGCTGCTGCTCCCGCGGCAACAGCGCTTCCCTGTCGTGCAGCTGACGGAGGAAATCCAACCTCGACTTCAGTGTCTTGACGGGGTCGAGGAGCTGAAACCCGGTGCGGGCCATCCATCCCGATACCGCGAGCCGGTTGAAGACGTGGTCCGCGAGGAAGCCCGCAGCGTCGGTCGCGAAACCCGCCGGGATCCCGAACGGCAGCCCGGCGAGCGTGTCGACCGGGCTGCCGAACGTCACGAGTCCGGCGATGTTGCGGCTGC from Rhodococcus opacus B4 encodes:
- a CDS encoding DNA-3-methyladenine glycosylase; its protein translation is MNYATHGAASSTVVENRGVTIDRLDRAEPVDAARIVLGSTLIVGDVRIRIVEVEAYGGEKDGPWPDPASHSYRGRTPRNEVMFGPAGHLYVYRSYGMHFCMNVSYGPVGTAGGVLLRAGEVLDGSATVQARRPRVTRPADWARGPGNLGSATGVTLAENGAGLFEGDSPVRLEVADSDDWLSGPRVGVSTAADRPWRFWIPESPAVSAYRRSPRAMPADERMG
- a CDS encoding ABC transporter ATP-binding protein — encoded protein: MTDAAAIDIRDLHVRRGRNEVLHGIDVQVASGSITGLLGPSGCGKTTLMRCVVGTQIVESGTVTVLGSPAGSVSLRSRVGYVTQSPSVYADLTVRKNVAYFAALYGQPSSAVTEAVDAVGLTRFATQKAADLSGGQLGRVSLACALVARPEILVLDEPTVGLDPLLRVELWERFEELAAAGTTLLVSSHVMDEAEHCASLLLMRDGYVLAQVSPGGLREQTGETSLEDAFLNLIRASHVGSEN
- a CDS encoding Trm112 family protein, whose amino-acid sequence is MVIDPTLLGILACPQDKGPLLLVGDELLYNPRLRRAYPIENGIPVLLIDEARDVDADEHETLLARASGAA
- a CDS encoding acyl-CoA synthetase; amino-acid sequence: MFVGLNTETVMGPIRRVVATAQNGLEVVRLGGLETDLTTSPFEVVERAPMYRLRRYFPDTDPAEAGPPIVLVPPMMMSADVYDVTRDQGAVGILRSMGIDPWVVDFGSPDSEEGGWDRNLADHIVAISEIIDQVRSHTGRDVYLSGYSQGGMFAYQAAAYRRSRNIAGLVTFGSPVDTLAGLPFGIPAGFATDAAGFLADHVFNRLAVSGWMARTGFQLLDPVKTLKSRLDFLRQLHDREALLPREQQRRFLATEGWVAWSGPAVAELLKQFIVHNRMMTGGFVIKDQVVSLAELTCPVLAFVGEVDDIGQPLAVRGIRRAAPRANVYESTLRAGHFGLVVGSAAATHTWPTTGKWVLWNEGLGPRPTNIELMRYDEHFGSESGVSISDRIIHTVASVAEVGVGVGKGISDFASGALRGTMELSGEATRALPRLARLGQIQPHTQISLSRLLAEQRRKAPGGECFLFDNRVHTYEAVNQRIDNVVRGLIQASVRPAAHVGVVMQTRPSALAAIVALSRLGAVAVLLPPGREVHSAIRIDGVERIVTDPENLDAAIATGMQVLVLGGGAQRDLDVDPSANVVDLEKIDPGAVTLPGWYRPDPGLARELAFIICSESNGHWETKQITNYRWALSAFGTASAADLDRGDTVYCLAPLHHSSSLLAAIGGAVAGGSRIALSRGLDAERFAEEVHRYGVTVVSYTWTMMREILDAENLALDGSHPVRLFIGSGMPQGLWRRTTERFAPAKVLEFYASTEGDVVLANVAGAKVGAKGRPLPGSAEVRLAAYDPISGRLLEDEQGFIRECEDDEVGLLLGRAGVHAEMSGGAMRGIFAAGDAWIPTENLFCRDADGDYWLVDHRKTVIATPRGAVFTQPIVDALGSVDRVDLAVAYGVEAGGRTLAVAAFTLRDGRPPRLAEISDALDALAPALRPDIIQVVGDIPLGSSYRPNADALSAAGLPKPGTRVWYVDPESQQYRRLTKAVAAEFQDGSAGVPAGAR
- the tyrS gene encoding tyrosine--tRNA ligase, which gives rise to MTENIIDELTWRGLIAQSTDLDALRRDLDAGPVTLYAGFDPTGPSLHAGHLVPLLALKRFQRAGNRPIVLAGGATGLIGDPRDVGERTMNSADTVAEWADRIRGQLERFVDFDDSPSGAVIENNMNWTGKLSAIDFLRDVGKHFSVNVMLARDTVKRRLETDGMSYTEFSYMLLQANDYLHLRRSHGCSLQVGGSDQWGNIIAGVELNRRVDAASVHGLTVPLVTSADGKKFGKSTGGGSLWLDPEMTSPYAWYQYFVNTGDADVIKYLRWFTFLSAEELAELETATAERPHAREAQRRLAAEMTTLVHGEANTRAVELASQALFGRAELQDLDEPTLGAALREASVAELAPGEPSSIVDLLVLSGLCESKGAARRAVKEGGASVNNQKISSEDWTPESGDLLHGTWLVVRRGKRNFAGVKVLSN
- a CDS encoding TetR/AcrR family transcriptional regulator codes for the protein MTDPATRSDATTGLRTGRRRGNPDTRSRILTTARKLFAQNGFDKTSVRSVAAGAGVDSALVHHYFGTKRQLFLASVDIPVDPTKVIAPVLDTPRDEIGSRLALAVFSVWESPHKPAVVAAFRSAMAGNEPTLIRTFLLEVVLRDLGPRVDEPPGTGMLRMQLVASQMAGVLVTRYVLEFEPLASLPVDDLVAIVAPTLQRYLTGDLPV
- a CDS encoding ABC transporter permease, giving the protein MNVTIFAATAGRILAQLRTDHRTVAMILVVPSLLMVLLYFLYQNVPAPPGQQSLFERVAITMLGILPFVVMFLVTSIAMQRERTSGTLERLLTTPMGKLDLLGGYAAAFSTAAAAQAGLACAVAFGFLGLTTEGSVTWVLLIAVLNAILGVALGLLCSAFARTEFQAVQFMPVVVVPQLFLCGLLVPRDQLPTWLEWISNVLPLSYAVEALQQVATHPGATGLMWRDLAVVAAFALLALSLGAATLRRRTP